The following are from one region of the Sorghum bicolor cultivar BTx623 chromosome 2, Sorghum_bicolor_NCBIv3, whole genome shotgun sequence genome:
- the LOC8055831 gene encoding heavy metal-associated isoprenylated plant protein 41, giving the protein MAVATSPAAGGNGEGVPLPAGVAATAANGRQEGDMAEGVLVVGSMAPRAEGVPVIDLTAVAEEEEEEKKKKKKKDHSTDYEQRQSRIDLTALAEEVGDDEKEGQGVDGPSAEGVPVIDLTEVSSDEEEEVRWVGQYSSTQSILLVGDGDFSFSLALATGFGSGANLVATSLDSCDTLKKKYSGAESNLAELRKMGAVTLHGVNAKTMKLHTDLKMRRFDRVIFNFPHAGFKGKEDQPHMINSHRKLVKDFFCSASLLLRPDGEVHVSHKTKNPYRKWNLEELASVYALFLVEQVDFRIQDYPGYSNKRGDGLQCDQPFLLGNL; this is encoded by the exons ATGGCGGTGGCTACGTCACCGGCCGCGGGCGGGAACGGAGAGGGTGTCCCGCTCCCTGCGGGCGTCGCCGCAACCGCCGCCAATGGGAGGCAGGAGGGGGACATGGCGGAGGGTGTCTTGGTGGTCGGCTCGATGGCCCCACGCGCGGAGGGAGTCCCGGTGATCGACTTGACGGCGGtcgcagaggaggaggaggaggagaagaagaagaagaagaagaaagatcacAGTACGGACTACGAACAGAGGCAGTCCCGGATCGACTTGACGGCGCTGGCAGAGGAGGTAGGCGACGATGAGAAGGAAGGTCAAGGTGTGGATGGCCCAAGCGCGGAGGGCGTTCCGGTGATCGACCTCACGGAGGTGAGCagcgatgaggaggaggaggtcagGTGGGTGGGGCAGTACTCGTCGACCCAGAGCATCCTGCTCGTCGGCGATGGCgacttctccttctccttggcGCTCGCCACCGGCTTCGGCTCGGGCGCCAACCTCGTCGCCACTTCTCTCGACTCCTGCG ACACCCTGAAGAAGAAGTACAGCGGAGCAGAATCCAATTTGGCAGAACTGAGAAAAATGGGGGCGGTAACTTTGCATGGAGTCAATGCAAAAACGATGAAGCTACACACTGATCTCAAGATGAGGCGGTTTGACAGGGTTATTTTCAACTTCCCCCATGCTGGGTTCAAAGGGAAAgaagaccaaccacatatgatcAA CTCACACAGGAAACTTGTGAAAGACTTCTTCTGCAGTGCAAGTCTCCTGCTCCGACCTGATGGGGAGGTTCATGTAAGCCACAAGACGAAGAACCCATACAGAAAATGGAACCTTGAAGAGCTCGCCTCAGTGTACGCTCTCTTTCTGGTTGAGCAAGTTGACTTCCGCATCCAGGATTATCCTGGCTACAGCAACAAAAGGGGGGACGGGCTGCAGTGTGACCAGCCTTTTCTGCTAGGCAACTTGTAA
- the LOC8055832 gene encoding uncharacterized protein LOC8055832 isoform X1: MIPSEIPPMKSRAKKGKAGRPPGSSKRQKVAEQGSPENNSPVTASQFSSAIVELEGTSQINTSPGPVTRRQSLLAMVEVGGSNQITTSFGPVTTSQTGEEALNIVTTPTKSPARRRIGLKKKLTPRKGRNSAT; the protein is encoded by the exons ATGATCCCCTCTGAGATCCCTCCAAT GAAAAGCCGAGCTAAAAAGGGGAAGGCTGGGAGGCCTCCAGGCTCTAGCAAAAGGCAGAAAGTTGCTGAGCAAGGAAGTCCAGAGAACAACAGTCCTGTGACAGCAAG tCAATTCTCATCGGCCATAGTAGAGCTAGAAGGCACAAGTCAAATCAACACTTCTCCTGGTCCTGTGACAAGAAG GCAATCACTTTTAGCAATGGTGGAGGTAGGAGGGTCAAACCAAATCACTACAAGTTTTGGACCTGTAACAACAAG CCAAACCGGAGAAGAGGCACTAAATATTGTTACCACTCCCACCAAGTCTCCAGCAAGGCGTCGGATAGGACTTAAGAAAAAGCTCACTCCAAGGAAGGGAAGAAATAGTGCTACCTGA
- the LOC8055832 gene encoding uncharacterized protein LOC8055832 isoform X2, with amino-acid sequence MNGTKKRKSRAKKGKAGRPPGSSKRQKVAEQGSPENNSPVTASQFSSAIVELEGTSQINTSPGPVTRRQSLLAMVEVGGSNQITTSFGPVTTSQTGEEALNIVTTPTKSPARRRIGLKKKLTPRKGRNSAT; translated from the exons ATGAATGGAACAAAGAAAAG GAAAAGCCGAGCTAAAAAGGGGAAGGCTGGGAGGCCTCCAGGCTCTAGCAAAAGGCAGAAAGTTGCTGAGCAAGGAAGTCCAGAGAACAACAGTCCTGTGACAGCAAG tCAATTCTCATCGGCCATAGTAGAGCTAGAAGGCACAAGTCAAATCAACACTTCTCCTGGTCCTGTGACAAGAAG GCAATCACTTTTAGCAATGGTGGAGGTAGGAGGGTCAAACCAAATCACTACAAGTTTTGGACCTGTAACAACAAG CCAAACCGGAGAAGAGGCACTAAATATTGTTACCACTCCCACCAAGTCTCCAGCAAGGCGTCGGATAGGACTTAAGAAAAAGCTCACTCCAAGGAAGGGAAGAAATAGTGCTACCTGA
- the LOC8055833 gene encoding uncharacterized protein LOC8055833, giving the protein MAVAVAAPVVTGLDAEAGSGGDGADAPLEVLPVEVDRKGAPPVEGVPVAVSAGGDGKEKDTEKDVKGEKGVNPVKWLGHYSSAQSILLVGDGDFSFSLALANAFGSGANLVPTSLDTYEALRNKYSKAESNVAELKRLGATVLHGVDAKEMKLHPDLKNRRFDRIVFNLPHAGFTGKEDDEHMINSHRELVWGFFHNAIHLLRPYCEIHISHKTGRSYDKWGLEDLASGASLVLVDKVAFQPEDYPGYNQKRGDSARCDEPFGLDACFTFMFRIRDLSSGRKLNGTMTTPISSLRIMAPATERGPFHLFSPAESWPRQHLPPRVNAVQMVETLETYEVVRRQHLDFPLNFDGIVRDLYFHQERNARPMFRTPGPSLQALPDPSIIPPPRGRIPCPDLIAPQEEHWHQHRSAAGVPGRHHSYLAQEHQWSPRREHEMWGQVMPRATNFGHSALLEHRNEHRDRESVEKQTWLRGMVALYGRQ; this is encoded by the exons ATGGCAGTGGCGGTGGCCGCGCCGGTAGTGACCGGGCTAGATGCAGAGGCGGGAAGCGGCGGGGATGGGGCCGATGCGCCATTGGAGGTGCTGCCGGTCGAGGTCGACAGGAAGGGGGCACCGCCAGTGGAGGGGGTACCGGTGGCGGTCAGCGCCGGAGGGGACGGCAAGGAGAAGGATACGGAGAAGGACGTGAAGGGAGAGAAGGGGGTGAACCCGGTGAAGTGGCTGGGGCATTACTCCTCCGCGCAGAGCATACTGCTCGTCGGCGACGGGGATTTCTCCTTCTCGCTGGCGCTGGCCAACGCGTTCGGCTCCGGCGCCAATCTCGTCCCCACATCCCTCGACACCTACG AGGCTCTGAGGAACAAGTACAGCAAAGCAGAATCAAATGTTGCAGAGCTGAAAAGATTGGGTGCCACAGTCTTGCATGGGGTTGATGCAAAAGAAATGAAGTTACACCCTGACCTGAAGAACAGAAGGTTTGATCGAATTGTCTTTAATCTTCCTCATGCTGGCTTCACAGGAAAAGAGGACGACGAGCATATGATCAA CTCACACAGGGAGCTGGTGTGGGGCTTCTTCCACAACGCAATCCACCTTCTTCGGCCTTATTGTGAAATCCACATTAGCCACAAGACAGGGCGGTCTTACGACAAATGGGGTCTTGAGGACCTAGCCTCTGGAGCTTCTCTGgttctagttgacaaagttgctTTCCAACCAGAAGACTACCCTGGGTATAACCAAAAGAGAGGAGACAGTGCAAGGTGTGATGAACCTTTTGGTCTAGATGCTTGTTTCACATTCATGTTCCGGATCAGAGACCTGAGCAGTGGGAGGAAACTGAATGGAACCATGACTACTCCAATCTCATCCCTTCGAATTATGGCCCCAGCAACTGAAAGAGGGCCATTTCACCTGTTTTCGCCTGCTGAATCATGGCCTCGGCAACATCTTCCTCCGCGAGTCAATGCGGTTCAGATGGTGGAAACTCTGGAAACTTATGAAGTTGTTCGAAGGCAACATCTGGATTTTCCACTGAACTTTGATGGCATAGTGAGAGACCTGTATTTTCACCAAGAACGCAATGCCCGGCCAATGTTCAGAACCCCAGGGCCATCTCTGCAAGCTTTGCCTGATCCAAGCATCATTCCTCCACCAAGAGGCAGAATCCCATGTCCCGATCTCATTGCACctcaggaggagcattggcatcaACATAGATCTGCTGCTGGTGTGCCCGGAAGACATCACTCTTACTTGGCCCAGGAGCACCAGTGGAGTCCACGGAGGGAGCATGAAATGTGGGGACAGGTGATGCCCAGGGCAACCAACTTTGGCCATTCTGCCTTGTTGGAACACCGAAACGAACATAGGGACAGAGAGTCTGTTGAGAAGCAAACGTGGCTGCGCGGGATGGTTGCATTGTATGGTAGGCAGTGA
- the LOC8055834 gene encoding uncharacterized protein LOC8055834 yields MADGVGVSTAEAGRDAAAVGDGARDEEPLVSTGTEEPPSPPEYGVPAEVEEEGKGAASPLEGSPAVIAVEKKEESRGEDKEEAEVAEEEEEEDEGVKWLGLYSSAQTILVVGDGDFSFSLALVTAFGSGANLVATSLDTYEILKRKYSQAESNIMELKRLGATVLHGVDANKMKFHTDLKNRRFDRIVFNFPHGGFKGKEDDLHMINLHKKLVWGFFSNARHLVRPLGEVHVTHKTGEPYDSWDLKHLASDSSLAMVDKVPFRKQDYPGYNQKRGDSKRSDEPFDLGACCTFRFQIGNLKELKQMNMKRSGLIPNIGGSNVRPGLVTNRGPFHPDSPVEAWPWHHFPSPAHTGRMLMPPQPYIVDQWQQPGFPLNSDGMASGPYLHKQESCHPMVSMPGPWLNDLPAQGGIPPSPPVHPSLPMGIPPPLPMGRIPFPDLLAPQEQPWYQQRTIPDQLGGDDYFFAREHQMSLQREYEIQRQVIPAATGLTHNAFLEHRHRDRESAEELEWLHWMIALYGRK; encoded by the exons ATGGCCGACGGCGTGGGGGTGTCCACGGCGGAGGCAGGGCGCGACGCGGCGGCGGTCGGTGACGGGGCGAGGGATGAGGAGCCATTGGTGTCCACCGGGACGGAGGAGCCGCCGTCACCGCCGGAGTATGGGGTGCCCGCGGAAGTCGAGGAAGAGGGGAAGGGGGCGGCGTCACCATTGGAGGGGTCACCGGCGGTGATCGCCGTGGAAAAGAAGGAGGAGTCCCGCGGCGAAGACAAGGAAGAGGCGGaggtggcggaggaggaggaggaggaggatgaagGGGTGAAGTGGTTGGGGCTTTACTCCTCTGCGCAGACCATTCTCGTCGTCGGCGACGGAGACTTCTCCTTCTCGCTGGCGCTGGTCACCGCGTTCGGCTCCGGTGCCAACCTCGTCGCGACGTCGCTCGACACCTATG AGATTCTAAAGCGTAAGTACAGCCAAGCAGAGTCAAATATAATGGAGCTGAAAAGATTGGGCGCCACGGTTTTGCATGGTGTCGATGCGAACAAAATGAAGTTTCACACTGACTTGAAGAATAGACGATTTGATCGTATTGTCTTTAATTTTCCTCATGGTGGCTTCAAAGGAAAAGAGGACGACTTGCATATGATCAA CTTGCACAAGAAGTTGGTGTGGGGTTTTTTCAGCAATGCACGCCACCTTGTTCGGCCACTTGGTGAAGTTCACGTTACCCACAAGACTGGGGAACCGTACGACAGTTGGGATCTTAAGCACCTGGCCTCTGATTCTTCTCTTGCTATGGTTGACAAAGTTCCTTTTCGAAAGCAAGACTATCCAGGTTATAACCAAAAGAGAGGAGACAGTAAGAGGTCTGACGAACCTTTTGATCTTGGTGCATGTTGCACATTCAGATTTCAAATCGGGAACTTGAAGGAGCTGAAGCAAATGAATATGAAGAGGTCTGGTTTAATCCCAAACATTGGAGGCAGCAACGTTCGTCCAGGCCTGGTAACTAACAGGGGGCCATTTCATCCGGATTCACCTGTTGAAGCATGGCCTTGGCATCATTTTCCTTCGCCAGCTCACACAGGCCGCATGCTGATGCCTCCGCAGCCGTACATAGTTGATCAATGGCAACAACCAGGTTTTCCACTGAACTCTGATGGCATGGCGTCTGGACCTTATTTGCATAAACAGGAGAGTTGTCATCCAATGGTGAGCATGCCAGGTCCGTGGCTGAATGATTTGCCCGCTCAAGGTGGCATTCCTCCATCTCCACCAGTTCATCCATCTCTACCAATGGGCATTCCTCCACCTCTACCAATGGGCAGAATCCCATTTCCTGATCTCCTTGCACCTCAGGAGCAGCCTTGGTATCAGCAGAGAACTATTCCTGATCAGCTAGGAGGCGATGACTACTTTTTTGCCCGGGAACACCAAATGAGTCTGCAGAGGGAGTATGAAATACAGAGGCAAGTCATTCCCGCAGCAACCGGCTTGACACATAACGCCTTCTTGGAACATCGCCACAGGGACAGGGAGTCTGCTGAGGAGCTAGAGTGGCTCCACTGGATGATTGCATTGTATGGTAGGAAGTGA
- the LOC8055835 gene encoding uncharacterized protein LOC8055835 has product MAPAVAVASPSVGYDSAANGGGSREEGAAPAEDGALGMRVDGNRVAAPVEGAPAEIAVEGDEAEEEADVDVDVDDDEDEEEKWLGQYSSTQSILLVGDGDFSFSLALAANFCSGANLVATSLNTYGSLCGLCKKFSKAESNITGLKSLGATVLHGIDVKTMKLHTELKNRRFDRIVFNFPHAGFKGKESEVYMINLHKELVREFFCNARHLLRPYGEIHVSHKTGKCYDEWGLEDLAAEFSLILVEKVGFQKEDYPGYDQKKGDGPACDKPFPLSNSFTFTFKFKIGDLKKGKKRNGRRAGAISSVGGDTRPCHPLPLVQPGSGLQFVPRAYTAPVIITLPSHVVVQRQQPGVPLSFVGIPRAPYFHKPGTAHSLLSTPGSSLMNALGTPGRIPSLMGRRISSTSLLAPQRHPRYERRIIAEPLGNNTDYFAWGYRRSLVREYGMQRQLMPEGTSLNYSAFLEARQWESVQRQERLRRLIAFGSQWDTVQTP; this is encoded by the exons ATGGCGCCGGCAGTCGCGGTAGCCTCACCATCGGTAGGGTACGACTCGGCCGCGAACGGCGGCGGATCGAGGGAGGAGGGAGCGGCGCCGGCAGAGGATGGGGCGCTGGGGATGCGGGTGGATGGGAATAGGGTGGCGGCGCCAGTGGAGGGGGCACCGGCAGAGATCGCCGTGGAAGGGGATGAGGCGGAGGAGGAAGCGGACGTCGACGTCGACGTCGACGAcgatgaggatgaggaggagaaGTGGCTAGGACAATACTCCTCTACGCAGAGCATACTGCTCGTCGGCGACGGGGACTTCTCGTTCTCGCTGGCGCTGGCcgcgaattttt GCTCCGGGGCCAACCTCGTCGCCACGTCGCTCAACACCTACGGTTC GCTCTGTGGTCTGTGCAAGAAATTCAGCAAAGCTGAGTCTAATATAACGGGCCTGAAAAGTTTGGGGGCTACTGTTTTGCATGGCATTGACGTGAAGACAATGAAGTTGCACACTGAGCTGAAAAACAGACGGTTTGATCGGATTGTCTTTAACTTTCCTCATGCTGGCTTCAAAGGAAAAGAGAGTGAGGTGTACATGATCAA CTTGCACAAGGAACTGGTGAGGGAATTTTTCTGCAATGCACGCCACCTACTTCGGCCTTATGGTGAAATCCATGTTAGTCACAAGACAGGAAAGTGTTACGATGAATGGGGTCTTGAGGATCTAGCGGCTGAGTTTTCACTTATTTTGGTTGAGAAAGTTGGTTTccaaaaggaagactatcctggTTATGACCAGAAGAAAGGAGATGGTCCAGCCTGTGACAAACCTTTCCCGCTAAGTAACTCTTTCACGTTCACGTTCAAGTTCAAAATTGGAGACTTGAAGAAGGGGAAGAAACGGAATGGGAGAAGGGCTGGAGCAATCTCATCCGTTGGAGGCGACACAAGGCCATGCCATCCTCTTCCACTTGTTCAGCCAGGGTCTGGGCTACAGTTTGTTCCACGAGCTTACACAGCTCCGGTGATCATAACCCTGCCATCTCATGTAGTTGTTCAAAGGCAACAGCCAGGTGTGCCACTAAGCTTCGTTGGCATACCGAGGGCTCCTTACTTTCATAAACCGGGCACTGCCCATTCGCTGCTCAGCACTCCCGGGTCATCTCTGATGAATGCTTTGGGCACTCCAGGCCGCATTCCTTCACTGATGGGCAGAAGAATCTCAAGCACCAGCTTGCTTGCTCCTCAGCGGCATCCACGGTATGAAAGGAGAATCATTGCTGAACCGCTAGGAAACAACACTGACTACTTTGCCTGGGGGTACCGAAGGAGTTTGGTCAGGGAGTACGGGATGCAGAGGCAACTAATGCCTGAGGGAACCAGCTTGAACTATTCTGCCTTCTTGGAAGCCCGCCAATGGGAGTCTGTTCAGAGACAGGAGCGGCTCCGCAGGCTGATCGCATTCGGTTCCCAGTGGGACACTGTCCAGACTCCATAG